Genomic DNA from Fusarium keratoplasticum isolate Fu6.1 chromosome 2, whole genome shotgun sequence:
TTGATCTCTGTGTAGTCCACATTGAGTTGCCGCAAAACTCGCTTGATATCGGTTCTGATGGCGGGCACTGATTTGCCCGATGTTGTTGATACACTGAACAGCCCCTTGAGGTATACCGGCTTCGCCAACTCGGTGTCATCCAGTCGATCGGTGGAGACACCGCTCTGCTCGAGTTCCTGATCCGTCTCTTCAGGCACgttggcttcttgggctgcttctcTCCTCATGCGGCGCTGTTGGATGCTCTCCCTCCGGGCGTGACCGATCGACTTGGCCCGCATGCTAACTGATCGGCTGTGCCCGTGGCTGCGGTGTGTGCTCAGTGAATCCTCGTTTAGAACAGACTGATCGGAGCCACTGGTGGCTGGGGCATCCTTCCTCCGCCTGAGATCGGCCGAGTTGACACTTGTTGATCGACCAAGGCCACCACCACGCCGAGACTCCTTGGTACCGCCAGCAGACATGGGCGGACTGAGAAGCTCGCTGGTCTGGGGCTGGCTGCTGCCAGAACGGAATCGCGCATCCGCTGCCTCGTCCCGCTCGCGTCGTCCACGACGGATACTGAAGCTCTTTCGGGGAGCGAGGGGTGAGGGTTCAGCTGGCGAATGAACCTGCACAACAGGAGGATGGGACCGGTCCTTGTCCAGTCGCTCAGGCTCCTTACGCTTCCGCGTGCTAAACCGACGCAGGAGACCAGCCGCAgtgccctccttcttgtggAATTGCTCAACCTTGGGCTCCGGGGGCGGAGGAGGCTTTGGCACTTCAGGCATGTCGTCCTCACCATGTGTGCGAGCGCGGGGCCTCGTGCGGCCACCGGTGGGCTTCTCGCCAGGCATCTCGTAGGCCGCAGCATTAGTATGGGCCTCCTGCGGTGGTGCGATCTCCGGCATTGACTCTGGTTCCTTCGCTCTCTCTCGTTCGCGCAGTTCGCGCTCCCTCTCCCTTTCTCTCTCACGCTCGCGCTCCTTCTCCCGTTCCCGTTCACGCTCCCTCTCGcgctccctctccttctccttttctttctccttctcccgctCACGGGAGTGCGCTGCTGGCGGATGAGCCATGTCGGCATGATCCCGATCCTGCTTCTCCTTTACCAGATAATAGATAGACACGAGAGGGCTGAAGGCATTCATAGGGTCGGTACCAATCTGGAGCGCCTCAGAGCTGGGGCCCGTCAGAGTATCACGGCTGTTGCCAGAGTTCCTCCGCTTGTAGAAATCAAATCCAAATGGCCTTCTCTTCTCGGCATCCTTGGTTGGCGGGGGAGTGTCCTTTTCTCGTTGATAGAGTTTCACCGCACGCTGGTATTCTTCTCCCTCGATAATCTTGGTGAGCTGTGCGTTGATGCTCTCAGGGGTGCCAAAGTTGAAGCCCTGCATGGCCAGTACGACCTCTGGCTCTAAGGGTGTTGTCAGAGGCTCACGGACAGGGAGGTAATTCTCCGGTGGACCGTTGAAGCCCTTGATCATCCAAGGATGGTTCAGCACCTCTTGCATGGTAGCTCGCTGCTTGGGATCCGTGACAAGCATGCGAGATAGAAGATGCTTGCATTCTGAAGATTGGTCAGCACAAGTCGAGTAAAATGAATAACATGCACCTACCACTTGACAACCACGCCGGGTAATCAACAAGACCtctcttgatcttggcgtgTAGCGCAGGCATGCTCTGGTCGTCAAAGGGAACTTTGCCACAAACCAGGACGTATAGGACGATACCGAAGCTCCACACGTCCACTTCCGGGCCAGTATACGCCCTGGCCTGCAGGAGTTCAGGGGCGGCAAAGTAAAGGGAGCCACAGAATGTCTTGAGGTGACTGCGAGGCGCAAAGAGGTTGCTCAGACCGAAATCGATGATCTTGATATCGCCCGTCTTGCTGATGAGAATGTTTTCGATTTTGAGGTCTCGATGAACGATGCTGTTCCTGTGCAGATAGTCGAGAGCGCTCGCGATCTGTCGGCTAAACTTTCGGgcttgcttctccttgagcttgccatGAGAGATGATGTAATCGAGCATCTGGCCTCCGTTGACATATTCGAACAGCATATACCAGTGATGATTGGTACGAACGACATCGTGGACGGCACAGATGTGGGGATGGTTTAGGAGAGTACCGATGGCCGCCTCACGGGCAGTTCGGATCTCCTTGGACTGATCGGCGCGCTCCTTGTCGGCGCGAGACTGGTGGCCATCATCGGTCGAGCCACGGGGGATGATTTTGCAGGCGACCTAGCACCAGGCAGCGATTAGTATCATTCGCGGGGAGAGCTTGATCAAGATGTTTGCGATTGATACAAGAGGGGCAGGTAGATGGGAATGAAACAAGAATTGAAGGGCGACGGGAAcaaaagacgccaaagacacACCTGTTCGCTGCCATCCTCCTTTCGGGcgagcttgaccttgcccaTGCTGCCAGCTCCAATGGTCTTGCCTAGCATCCATTTTCCAGACTGGGTCGGGATGACGGTACGCGATCTCGCGTGCTTGGAAGTTGAGGGACGGGGCGGCGCATCGGCGTGGCCATGCTGCTGGGGTTGGGCTGCATTCTGGGAGCCGGCGCCATTGCTCGTGGTGGCCGAGGGAGCCATTTCGGGATGAGGACTCTGGTGGTTGTTGCTCTTTGATCGAGACGAGCTCCGTCGATGGGCCCGCGAGGGATCGGGGCCCCTGGCCGGGGGTTGTCGGTCTCTGCTGGAGCTTCGTTGAGCGTGGGCGTTGACGGCGGCGACTAGGCGCGAGGCCTCGTAGTCATTTTGCGAAAGGGACTGTGGCTGATAGTTGCGGGCGGAAGAAGAGGTgcgttggtgatggctgcCGTGAGGGGGGAGATGCGagttggcggcgttggagttggagttggagcGTGAGTGGGAGCGGGAGGAGTAGGACTGTGAGTGCGAGAGCGTGTGTGAGTGTGAGGGTTGGCGGGTGtgagcttgggcttgggggtgGTGGGCGGCGCCAGGGCCAGCGGCGGTAGTGGGCGTGGCACCTGCTGAGGCTGGCGCTGGGGCAGCAGCTgctgaagaggacgagggaaaacctggagctggagcacGACCAGACCGGGCAGAACGGGTCGAAAAGCTCCGGTTCGGGCCTCGAGAGGGATCAGCGAGAGCAGCCGTTCGTGTGCTCatggctgttgctgttgcagCGGAGACGGCTGACGTCGACGCTGCCGGGTTTCGGGCTTAGGGGTGCTGTATAAGGCAGTGAGTCGTTTCGTGTGCTGTGCTCGACCACATGCGCTGCGGGAGGGGGCGAGTTCGCAGCGACGGACAGTCGCAAATCGAGCGTATCCGTACGTAGTCGCAGTCGCAGACCGCCGACAACGTCCTTGTCTCTGCTGACCGGGTGCGACAGTGGGGAGACTCAAGAGAGACAAAGCAAGCGGTGCGCTGCCCTGGATTCCAGTGCTTCCTTgccttggctgttggtggtgtATGCTCTGTAACTTGTGACGACGAGGGGGTGACACTGGCGGCGTAGACGAGATGGAACCTGGAGCAGGCAGGTCGATCCAATAACGGAGTCAAGGTATCGACACGTCTAAGCAGGCCGGGGCAGATGGGTAAGGTATCGATAGGGGCCAAGGTACTCGGTCTCGAGGGCAACGTTGGGTCGATATCAAAAAGACGGTCACAGCGGCGCCTCTGCCGGGATGGGAGGgagacagacagacaacAACCAGGTTTCCAACAATGCAGAAGTGAAATGGATGGGAAAAGGTAAGGCACGGAGCAGACAGCACAGGCGAGGGATCTAAAAAGTGACAAGCATTGGATCCAACAAGAGTCGATAGGTAAATGTCAGCCAGCCTGTTCCTGTCCCATCCACCTCCAGTATCCTGGAGGTCCAAGTCGGGGGGCGGGTAAAAAAAGAGGCAGCTCTTAGTGGGCTATCTGAACAAGGATGGACCTGCTGGGCCTCCTCTTACAGCTGAAATAGCCCAGTGGGAGGATAAAGGGCGACTTGGTCACCGCGGGCATGTGCAGCGGGATGGCCCATCACGCAAATAAATGAGACACCAGAACATCGACGAGGGTTGAATGAATCATTATAAACATGATAAATTTTTggaaataaaatatatcaAAATAATCAAAGAAACACCATAAAAAGGAAATACTTTCGAACTCTTTTATGTATTCTCATTATACTCTTTTGACTACCTTTAGGGGAGCATAAGCTAAGATGTCTGTACTTGTGTCTCGTTTTTTTCTTTGACCGGGATGCCCATGAGGCCCAGGATCTGCCTGAACAGGCCCAAGTCGCCGAGAGCTTGGTGCCAGGGGACATGCTACAGCACCCGCTGAGCTGCTCCCTTGCGGAGCACAGCAGGCCTGGCATTTCACTAGGTCCATCCAGGGGACTTTGTCGCTAGCTCCCACTTTCCCACCAACGGTTATTGCCTCTGGGGTGGAGGCATCTCGCTCCAGCTAAAATTTGGGGCCAAAAGTCTGCGAACAGATAACAGTGCGCCACATAAAACCCACTAATTtgtataatataaaaagataacTAAGAAAAgattcttatataaataaaataaataaaaaatcttttcttataaataaatactaaatCTAACTTTCtgcttatttactttttttatatatagtataattAAGCCTAgataaattattaaagataaaaagatatatttttttttagtGCGAAAATGCCCTAAAAAGAGTTCCGTCGCACTGTATTAAGCCCCCCTATAAGTCACTAAAGTCCTCTATATTTCCCACTATATTATAGAGCCTTAAAATGTATATTATTTCCTCTATTTTCTTACCTTTATATcttatctaataataataataaaattattttaaaactactataagtattttaagctatttatataatatatattataattttaatattcCAACTAATTTATTGAGGCTTTTATCATGGTTTTAAAATGTTAAAAAATAGTGATTTAAGGTGATGCACTGCAGGTTGTTCGTAGACTTTTGGCCCTTAATTTTAGACTTTCATTTCGCGGTCAAGAACGGACCCTAGAGGCTTGGCCCTGACGACGACACTCGGGCTGTTGCTCGACGTCTAGCCGGAACAAGTCTTGGGATGGTTCAGAAGTCGAGGGACCAATTGGGGGATCATCGTCATTGGATCCACGATAGCTCACCGTCCTCGGCCAATTCCCTGTTTCCAGCAACACCAGCGCCAAGCACCTCatccgacgacgacgtcTGCGACTGTACGTACGCATGTATGTATGCCAGGGCGCTGCGTCACCTGGTGGTACGCATCTCGATTGGAGACCAGGTTGGCTGTGAGAGAAATCAGCTCGCATACAAGGTGGACCTCTCGTTTGACTGGTTCCCTTTGAATGGTCTTGTCCCAAAGGGCAGCAAATTTGGGTGGCTTGCTGGCGAGGGGCTGGAAACGGGGGTCaagcctggaaaccgggtACAGATCTCATCCCCTCTGGATGTCGACAGCCCGGTCTGGGAGTCTTGGGCTGCCAGAGGGAGCAGCCGGTGAGCCCAAAGACGGGAATCGTACTACCCACGTTGACCCCGTTGGTGCGATCTAATGTGATGCGATGCCATGTCTCGGGTTACCGCCAACGGCGACAATCGCAGGTCCTGTACGCAGTGCAGTGAACTCTGCTCGGTGGATGGTACCCATCTCATACTGTACCCGGGCGGATTGCCAAGACTTGACACCACTCGGCCCTCTCTGAATGGCGTCTCAGGCACCGAGTACGCCTCACTTGGACACGCACATCCCCGCTATCCATATCTCCTTGCTGCGTTGTCGTCCCATTTTACCAGAAGCCCTTTGCAGGTAGATCTGAGAAATCGTCACACAACGCTGCCCTGAGCGTCTATTAGGGCTTTCTCAGGGAGATCAAGTCGCCCTGCATACTGCACGGATGCATTCAAAGCACAGGCTCATCTGGATACTGGAAAGTGGAGGCATGGATGGATAAAAATGTCACAGTTCCAGACAAAGACCCGTCAAGTGACGGAGATGAGACGGGCAAGGGCGAAGTAGAGTGGGACAACGTGTCGGCAGATGTGATGAGACGAATTATTTGGAAGAAGCCGAGATATTTACAACATTTCGACCCCGTATCCGTGACTATTATTATCCGGGTACCTACCAACCCACGGAGGAGAGACCTCCGTTACCAGTCATCATGTTCGTAGCAGGGGTACAGTAGAAGCAGGGGCAGCTATTGAATCGTCATTGGCGACGACAGTTCACACGTCCTTTGGAGCTGCGTGCCGTCGTCATGCCACGATGAATCCCCTTCAAAGTCTCGTCTCACACACGTGCACTTGCATACACGGCGTTGAATAAACTCGGAGGCGGCATATGAGAAGCTGCTTCTTTGGGTTCCATCATGGAGCTTCCCTGTCGCTTCCGTGTCAGGGGCCGCTTGTCATCGGGAAGTGACCTTGAACTTTGTTCCTTATCGATAAGGCATGTTTCGACGTCGCAGCTCcagatggattggatgcctTTGCGCCAGCTCCATCATCAGTTGAAACACATTGAATGACGCCCTGTCCTGCATTTGCGCAGCCTTCGCTATCGACAGCCAACGAAATTCCTCTTTCAATGCCCTGATAATATTCGCGCTATTATACCGATATCCGGTCCCATGTCCTATAAACGCTCTCGCGCGACCTACGAGGCTGACCTTCACGCACCCTTTGCGACTTTTGGAACGCCGCTGCCTGACGACCCCGAAGCCCGAGATGATGGCTCCTTTGTGCCAATTTGGAAGCAGGAGGTGAGGGATGAGAGGGGTAGGAAACGACTTCACGGCGCATTTACTGGAGGATGGAGCGCAGGGTTAGTACCACCCATCCACGTACGATTGACCTTGCGCTGACCTCATGATAGATACTTCAACACGGTCGGGTCTAAAGAGGGTTGGACCCCTTCAACCTTTGTTTCCAGTCGCAGTAACCGCCGCAAAGATGACGCTGCTCCCGCGCAACAGCGACCCGAAGATtacatggacgaggaggatcttgctGATGCCGCCGAAGCTCAGAAGCTCCAGACCTCACAGGCctttgctggtcttggaTCTTCCgggcaagaagctggcagTGGAGGCTTGATGGGACTACTCAGAGCTGATGGCGATACCATGGGCTTGAAGCTGCTTCGGAAGATGGGCTGGAGGGATGGCCAAGGCATTGGCCCCAAGATTCGAAGAAGCGCCCGGCTCGACCTTGGCGGAAGCTCCGAAGCTGGCGAAACACATTTATTCGCCCCCGACAACACAAAGATGAT
This window encodes:
- a CDS encoding Non-specific serine/threonine protein kinase, translating into MSTRTAALADPSRGPNRSFSTRSARSGRAPAPGFPSSSSAAAAPAPASAGATPTTAAGPGAAHHPQAQAHTRQPSHSHTLSHSQSYSSRSHSRSNSNSNAANSHLPPHGSHHQRTSSSARNYQPQSLSQNDYEASRLVAAVNAHAQRSSSRDRQPPARGPDPSRAHRRSSSRSKSNNHQSPHPEMAPSATTSNGAGSQNAAQPQQHGHADAPPRPSTSKHARSRTVIPTQSGKWMLGKTIGAGSMGKVKLARKEDGSEQVACKIIPRGSTDDGHQSRADKERADQSKEIRTAREAAIGTLLNHPHICAVHDVVRTNHHWYMLFEYVNGGQMLDYIISHGKLKEKQARKFSRQIASALDYLHRNSIVHRDLKIENILISKTGDIKIIDFGLSNLFAPRSHLKTFCGSLYFAAPELLQARAYTGPEVDVWSFGIVLYVLVCGKVPFDDQSMPALHAKIKRGLVDYPAWLSSECKHLLSRMLVTDPKQRATMQEVLNHPWMIKGFNGPPENYLPVREPLTTPLEPEVVLAMQGFNFGTPESINAQLTKIIEGEEYQRAVKLYQREKDTPPPTKDAEKRRPFGFDFYKRRNSGNSRDTLTGPSSEALQIGTDPMNAFSPLVSIYYLVKEKQDRDHADMAHPPAAHSREREKEKEKEKEREREREREREREKERERERERERERELRERERAKEPESMPEIAPPQEAHTNAAAYEMPGEKPTGGRTRPRARTHGEDDMPEVPKPPPPPEPKVEQFHKKEGTAAGLLRRFSTRKRKEPERLDKDRSHPPVVQVHSPAEPSPLAPRKSFSIRRGRRERDEAADARFRSGSSQPQTSELLSPPMSAGGTKESRRGGGLGRSTSVNSADLRRRKDAPATSGSDQSVLNEDSLSTHRSHGHSRSVSMRAKSIGHARRESIQQRRMRREAAQEANVPEETDQELEQSGVSTDRLDDTELAKPVYLKGLFSVSTTSGKSVPAIRTDIKRVLRQLNVDYTEIKGGFSCSHSPSIDLNRVQDPPMSPGMTPGHKRRFSFGGLMRGDDRERERDEFRESERPPTTPRTPGRPDRSFSNSETSFDSIPGRSGGQSRRVPGETSTQVQSDLGGSMVLEFEIFIVKVPLLSLHGIQFKQVTGNTWQYKSMADHILRELRL